Sequence from the Rutidosis leptorrhynchoides isolate AG116_Rl617_1_P2 chromosome 3, CSIRO_AGI_Rlap_v1, whole genome shotgun sequence genome:
ATATTTAGGGATAATTAAAACACCAAACAGAGTTATATTTTTTGAAAGTTTGAGATTTTCAACTTTAGTAATTTTAGCATTGGTTCCATTTGGGTGACTGACAGTGAGGTTTAAGTGTGAAGCATCATAAGTGTTTATTAAATCATTACAGTCTCCTGTCATGTGTTGTGTGGCACCAGAATCAATAATCCATCCCTTGTTGGGCTTGTTATTGAAAACATTTGAAGATTTGAAAAAACTTTTGAAGTTTGAATTGAAAAAGGTGTTGAAATTTTCAACAGTACCTGCCATATTGGCCTAAACATTCCCATTAATAGATTGATCCTTTATTAAGTCCATAAGTTTGTTGATTTGATTAGCAGAGAAAGGCGTGGAAGCATTCACATTATGATTACTCTGCACAGTATTATAACTAGGACCAATCTTGTTATTACCAGTTTTCTTTACCCACCCAGGAGGGTAACCCACAATTTCATAACATCTATCTATGGTGTGACCCGTTCTTTGACATTTAGAGCATTCAAATTGGGGTTAGGTGTGTTCCCAATTCTTCTTTTATTATCAAAGGTTTTAGACACAAGGAAGGCTGAGCTTTGACCTTTATTACCAACATTGACATTGAGAGAATTTCTGTGGGACTCTTCTCTAGAAATAATGGCAAAAGCACTTTTGATGCTGGGTAAAGGTTCCCTAGATAAAATGTTGCTTCTTATGGAAGAAAAAGACTCATTTAAACCCATTAAAAATTGCATTAATTTGATTAAGTCATTATGAGCCTTATATTCTTTGTTTGCATCACACACACAAGTAGGTAATTTGGCCAAAGCATCAAACTGTTTCCAAAGGGCATTCATGTTATGATAATAGTCAGACACAGAAGAGCTACCCTTGGTTAAAGAGTTTATCTTATGATGAAGGTTATATGTGATTGACCCATCAATCTTATCATAGGTTTCCTTAAGTTCCTCCCACACAATTTGAGCAGACTGAGAAAACACTTGACCAGAATATAATTCTTCAGATATTGAATTTAAAATCCAAGACAAAACCACAGAGTTACATCTATCCCATTGCATTCTTTGAACTTCATAAGTAGTATGTTTCACACATGTTCCATTAATAAATCCAGTTTTATTCTTAGTTTGCAATGCAAGTAACATGGCCCTACTCTAGACATTGTAGTTCTCTGTTCCTTTAAGTTTTAAGGAAATTAGAGCAGTGGTACTAGTGTCACTAGCATGCAAGTATAAAGGGTCTCCAAAATCAAGATCACTCACTTGAGTGATCTTGGACCCATCACCAGTGGTAGTGACCATAGAAAACAACCTAGATAGCACACAATAAGCAGAAACAAAAAATAGGGCAGAGAGCAAAACACTTAGAATAACAAGAACCAAGCAGACAAGAGAGTAAAGAAGCAGATATCAACACAGATCAACACAGACAAAGGAAAAAAAAGAAGCAACCTGATTAGTAAAACCAAGTGAACCTGCAACAAGAAAGCAACCACACACAAGATATAGAGCCCTAAAGGTAAATCTAAGCAGTGATCCAGATAAACAGAGTCTCAAATAGAATTTGTTCCAGGTCTTACTCAGAGACCTCTCTTCTACAAATAAACAAGGTAAGAAACACACACAAGAAAGTAAGGGATAAAGAGATACAATACAGTGGTGATAGGCAAAAAAGAAGGAATGAAATACAAGTCTTTATCACAGTCTTTAGCAGCGAAATTAGGCAAAGACAAGTCTTTAATATAGCACGCGATCAATCCCTTGATCCTTACGAATagacccttaaccctaatttttttGATTAGGGTTTTTTTTTCTCACACGAACAAGAAAAGATTAGAGATACCACGATTGTCCaatcagctctgataccatgttcgaTTTGAAGATTGAAATACCAAAATACAGTAATGAGTCAAATCTGATGCGCAATTTTATTATCACAACGATTGTAGAACATAAACTGAAATTGAACAGATCACAGCTACTTTAGACATGATTAACTCGTGACTGAAACAATAGACGAAACACGAGCAATTGAACCAGACTACAGACAAGTACTCGACAACGTGTGATGTATAGGAGATGTTGATTGAGATCGTGTTTTTTCTGAACTGCAGAACCCTAAGATGAGAGGGGGTTAAATAAGAATTGGAGTGTACAGCTTCGGTCCTTCTAGAATAGCACAAATAAGGAAAGCCAACTCAAGATTAGAAGAATACAGCAACACACTCTTTTGATCTTTCCAGAATGATAGAATAGCCCCTCTACATGAGATCAACTAGCAAAGCAAGACTTAAAACAACCTGAGACAGAAAAAACATAAAAAGAGTGAGAGTAACATTTCAAGGAGAAGATTGATGAAATCATCCCTATGATTTTAACACAAATCTGTCACTATAAATAAGAAGGTTAAGAACCCAAATACGGAGTAACATATAtcgatcattattagtaaaatatcACCATTCTTATCCAAAAAAGTACAAGTAACTCGATATCATGGCCAAGAACGCTTCCATGTTCGTAACGATTGCACTTATCCTATCGCTTTTCCTATTGGCAGAAAGTAGAGTTACCATAGCAGGTAAGTCATTCAAATTCATAGCTTTGTAAAGCATTATTCACACTACGATTTAGGGGTAAGCATCTTGAATTGTAACAAATTAAATATGACACTATCGTGTGCTAATGAACTTTTAAAACCTCCATGTATGTATTCAACTTTCAGTTATTATACATTATGAATATCaatatgtatatgtaatatgtCTTCTATATAATCTTCCAAGTAATATTCAAAAAAACTGAAGCAAATGCAAATAACATTACGTTTGGTCGATCCAATCACACCTTCTTTTTATTTCATCACATTGAAATAACAGAACTATGTGAAATAACAGATGGCTTCTTGAAAGCGAACTCTTTAGTTTGCAATCAAGTGATCGGGGTGGAAGCTGGCGAAGATTGCACCACCATTAGCCAGTCGGTCAAGTTGAGTTTGAAATCGTTTTTGGCAATCAACCCCAACATCAACTGTGAAGCAATTTTTGTGGGTCAATGGGTGTGTGTCAATGGAAATTCAAGTAAATGATGATCAAGATCGAAAAACATGTTATGGATCATGAAAAGGGGTATGAATGAATAATTAAAGAGCTAGAAAAACTTCAATTTAGCTCTAGTTTATCTTTGCAAGCTTTATTTTGTTATTGTGTAACTGTGTTGGTTTCAAAACTTGAATCGTTTGATTGATGATTCATTGTTACTTTATTATTAGCATGATCCATTAGTGTTTTTAACATTTAATATGTTAGCTGTATCGACATTGAAGATTCCCTAATGTAGGAAACGTACTGGATGCACCAAACATAATTCATATGATGCATACGAATACGAATGATAAATAATTCCACAAAAAACTGGGAACTACGAaaaagaaattaatgcatgaaaaaaatataaaaatacaagatAGCGTTGGAAACTATCTAGACTTTAAACGACAATATAATCGATGCTGATTGATCAATGATACCATATCTTATTGTTTCTTTGTAAAGCAAGAACGTTTTTCGTCAACGGCACTTGAAAATCCTTTAACAAATGTCGTCTATATTGGGTAAATACCGTCAGCTAAATAGTACCCTCTTCTGTATTGAACACCATTTATGTGATAAGGAACGTCAGGCATTTCCTCATTAAGCATTGAGTTGAACAAATCACTAGTGTTTAGCACATTAATATCGTTGTTTGAACCCGCCACACCAAAATACGCATGCCAAATCCAATTATCATACGAGGCGACTGCTTTAAGCATAATAGTTGGGTGATTGGGATCACCTCGCATATGCTGTCCTCTCCACGCAACCGGACATTTTGCCCATGGCCAGTGCATACAATCTATACTACCCAACATGCCCGAAAAACCATGAATCCTTTCATGACCTTCATACAAACGGTGAATGTCGTGCAACGTAGGCTCTCTTAGGTAGACATTAGCATAAAAATCAATGATACACTTACAAAAGTTGGGTAGAGATTCCCGGCCAACTCGTTCAAACATTTGAAGATACTCATCCAACGCATCCGGTGTATAACTGTATGCTAGCTGACGTAGTGCAGCTGTCATCTTCAAATGTGGGCTAATGCTCCACCTACCACGTGAATCTTGTCTTCGATGAAACCAACTAAAATAATACAGCAATGAATTTGCTGAGTAGCTTAGAATATCATTCATAATCCTAAGAAAAACACGTCGTCGCATTCGAAATCTTCGTTTGAAATCATCATCCGTATATTTGCAATCCTCGTCACAATAATCGTCCATCAAATGTTCGTGTGCTTCTTAATGATCTCGACGTATATAACGACGTGAGTTAACTTCATCTTCAGAAGATAAATCTTCAAGTACGTTTAGTGTATAGTTTGTGAACGAGTCGCCGGAAGAACTCGAAGAAGACGAcatattgtaataaaaaaaaagtaTATTGTGTTGCTTGGTAAATAAATTGAATATTTTAGAGagaaaatgataaataaatataaagttgtgtgtgtaaaatgagaaaaaAGTGTGGTATTTATGAGAAAGAAAATAAAAAAGACCAAACTAGCCGTTAAACGGCTAGATTTTTTAAATTCAAACTCAAACGGCTCGATTGACTCACCGTCGGTTCTGGGATGGTGGAGATCGGCGCTGGGATCGACGATGTCACAGTGTCTGTCGATCGTCGATTCCCGGCATCGATTTTGAAGGACGGCGACAAAATCGAATGGATACCGTGAGCTTTAATTGGAGTTTTGTACGAAATCATTGCAAAAATTCTTGCTTTAAGATTGGCTTATGTGATCGATAAAGTAATAAGTATCGAACAATTTGCTTTTATATCGAACAGATAAATACTTGATGGACCTTTGATTCTCAGTGAAATCATGGATATGTATAGGTCTAAATCGTAGAAAATTGACGATgcttaatgaaaggacccgttcatatacattataaacgattcacaatagttgattacattgcgaggtatttgacctctatatgatacattttacaaacattgcattcgtttttaaaagacaaactttctttacatcaaaaattgacaggcatgcataccatttcataaatccactatccaactataaattgatttaataataatctttgatgaactcaatgactcgaatgcaacgttcttcgaaatatgctatgaaagactccaagtaatatctttaaaatgagcaaatgcacagcggaagatttctttaacacctgagaataaacatgctttaaagtgtcaaccaaaaggttggtgagttcattagtttatcataatcatttatttccatcattttaatagaccacaagaatttcatttccagttctcataaatatacgtcccatgcatagagacaaaaataatcattcatatggtgaacacctggtaaccgacattaactagatacatataagaatatcccctatcattccgggatcctccttcggacatgatataaatttcaaagtactaaagcatccggtactttggatggggtttgttaggcccaatagatctatctttaggattcgcgtcaattagggtgtctgttccctaattcttagattaccagactttaataaaaaggggcatattcgatttcgataattcaaccatagaatgtagtttcaattacttgtgtctatttcgtcaaacatttataaaagcgcatgtattctcagtcccaaaaatataaagggtaaaaaggcaaatgaaactcaccatactgtatttcgtagtaaaaatacatataacgtcattgaacaagtgcaaggttggcctcggattcacgaacctaaattaattatatatatttatatgttggtcaatatttgtctaacaaattaggtcaagtcatagtgtaccacaatcctaatgctcgagactaatatgcaaaagtcaacaaaagtaaatttgactcaaaataatttccaaaaatctatacatgattaatatatagtttaaatatcgtctttttatatttttaaatattttttaaaagatttattagagtaaataatataatttatttattaataaataaaattttatattaaatttatataataaaatatacttttatatatattaagtaataaaatttatagggttcatttaatatcataaagataatatgataggtattattaaagtaagttattacacgtagtaaaatatgtttgtatcacatatttatttgataaaataatatctataatgatagtaagtaaaagctgtattattttgtaataataattattattataaaaatatcaatatttataattactaagatgacattatgataaaacgataattctaattatgataactttaatatttacgataatttttaatattatctttaaaataataataataatgatattttatagtaacaatgacatttatattaaaatgataatttttattaaaatgatagttttaatactaacgatacttttaataataatagtaatgataaaaataataagaacgataattttatctaaatcaatatcttataatattttaatttcatcatgatactcttactcattatttcctaatcgtttcgtttaatagcttttaatcgtcttttatatcgtgttcataataatgataataatagtaatcaaaataattaggtgttacaaatatttgttttaattacactaatattaataatgatagttactataacattattaacgataatactaataattatcttaatgataatatagtaataataataataacaataaaaataaccatttttaaataatgatatatatattaataatgatactaataataataataatactaataataataataataataattattataataataattataataataataataataataataataataataataataataataataataataataataataataataataattggataataataataatactaattataactttaacgataataacgatagtaataataaaaaaaataacaatttttaatgataaatcccttttattgataaagataataataatcataataataagataaaactagaacgacgataaaaacgacgataataataatcatttttaataaaaatatcgagaattcaattgattataacttctaatccgttcatcgaaaccattcgatatctaaaggaaaagtttttaatttttcgctagctttccaaggacatgcatatcttataccttatctcaaccgcaagtgtaactaatttaagattcaacctaatctgtctaagggtaatatcaaaagtacaagcatgcataatcctaaatactcgagcactagtcagggatacactattagtatgtaaaagttaaattatgagtactcacgtatcaatattgagattcaatattgcaggaaaggtacgtagacgcaacggaaatgataaacactatattgacctcacgagcatacccatgaaccatactcaatcacctccatagctataacccataatttccttaatcctatcctactcgaaaaacaatttcgaaaccactcggacagcactccgtcgtaatattttatgtatactaataatatcttgaaataatacggagtaaatatatatatgtaaatcgattgagagagtttagagaaaaatattttcaagtttctatgaaataatgaaacttattgaattctatttataatagatttttgaattattaaagtgaattattaaagtatgaattattaaagtgaattattaaagtatgaattattaaagtgaattattaaagtatgaattattaaagtgaattattaaagtatgaattattaaattacgaattattaaagtgaattattaaagttaaagtaaagtaaaaataaagtaaaggtgaagtttaagtatagtaaaagtataaaactatatacgtataatacgcgtataaatatatataatattaatttaaatcgttatatatatttaacgaaataaaatataaatatcgttatctttatcatactagttaagtaatgagttgtcaaaagtggttctagatatttataaaagttatatacgttttaataataaagttctttttaaactaaaaatgtttttgtacgtttgaaactaaatagctcaatcgagtctttatgagattcaatcttccactatcctttgtctagttctcaatgattgacaatttgttcttatttataaatcactttaccattttccgaatattgttaaaatagaaagatttctcaaatcaacgtgggcctttcaacggagacttgtaatcataattcaatatatctgataattcaatcatttgatcttatcttctaattccattgataaacattttgaaacagatacaatcatataaagtatttaatctaatattttgtttacgtttcaagttataatatatatacacatatacatatataatcatattcgtttaatggttcgtgaatcgttggaacttagtcgaagttgaatgaatgtatgaacatagtttaaaattcttgaaatttaacttaacaaatattgcttatcgtgtcggaaacatataaagattaaagtttaaatttggttggaaatttccgggttgtcacagtacctacccgttaaagaaatttcgtcccgaaatttgagtgaaaaggtcgtgaatgataataagtatgttttcatgatgcatacgggctgcaaattagagttttatcatcagtgaataatttggataaacaatccatttatatgaagagtacgaatgaagctaacatagaagagtgaaatgagtaagtgtagattcatcttatcatttgacgtagatatgattgattcccagatttcaagggatttgaagaaaatcttcttaataagatttgactctctggtaatcaagagaattaggatccgcttttaatgcgatcgtccattttaattgttctgtcagagattttcttataaattcacctccttcgtttccttacaactcacaccttctattgatgcattttatgcaagtccctagacatctacccacgtccattgcaggtacaacaatttacaggccaccatgattgctcgttattattccatccgtgtttgtatgtggttacaggaactgcaggaacgagatttagatgtttgactatgttagacttagtcagacgtaccagtgaagcctcactagtatggctgacaggctcatacgcacagttgatgctgagctaagtcacaattacaacctaaatgagaagacacgagtgagtgatcacccgtacggctgatgaagccaactcgtacttgtgatgaatgaatcgtatgggtgagtcaacagcaggggtatataaagtcttatgttcttcattttaggttaagcctctcatttgttacacacactcagatctagtgagctcctccgattctctctcagtccaaatcacccaggtggtgaataatagctctaggtgttgatctaatcacacttgatttagttgtggtttgactaaattaatcaaaaaaaaaaacttaacctattcactagagggtttgattcacttattccgccattgtgtgagttaaatatgttgatttctaagttcctagtcatgtttcatcaccttctattctttacccctcaactcatattttaaagtattcatcaatatgctccatccagttctgattctcgatatacttctaactttcatatcggtcattcttctttttcatctaccgccggaagaatctatttacttctactatactcttgggtttatagtgtttctagttctcccgtgtctttatattgctatatgcatcgatatatatggtttataatttctggtttatcgttgggctttatatgttcccttatatttcaaagtctctgcttctgtcttctataatcattatcattcacagttaatgctctcttttatttgctgcaatttataccccaatttctatttcagagttttgtccttttgtttcttcttcttgcgattaagcaccgcttgtaatggtctagaattcacagatatgaatttcggaatgaacattgttaatgttctaggaagaaaattgtgatggcacgatcttgacttgtcaaattactagaataccttggaaaaggccgaatcatcaagaaatattttcttgatattttagaggttaaatagaatacaagagtcgtataacatggcacatgatgatgttatgatctgttaatcatcacgttccatttagaaactcggcatgacttactgtaatataatcacattgatcaagtgtcattatattatactaattcatgcttcagttcccaacactacttcaaaatattcctattttaaacttgaatgtttcagaatttagaaactaaaatagttttttttatgatgtaatacagatagcgtgaagaggtaaatgatttcaaataagaaaaattaagaaaatatcttcagaaatatggaggatatttataatgaaagatatgatgatattttagaatttctaatatcagaggatgatgaagaatattgtttgcagaggtttagagtcaggagcaaggtattcgttaatgacttcagcaggtactgaatcatttggatcctttgaagtcaggttcagtctttgtaatttgtccacagcctccttcctactttgctcaatccgttttccagttccaaaacttctctttttctgcgctttgccagcacacttcatcattatcatccagcttttaccgtttaaagtcgtttatagtttttgctgcttcatcagcatttttttttggagaaccaattcgtagttcggagtgtttttcagaaacttcacattcaaattaagtccagaagatagacgttatatatacacatataactgttggcgtagacatactgcgagatttcaaaatactgattgctaattcccaatgattcgtatggcaattctcattacaagatgcgaatgagtaaatgatggggtttcaatgaataattataatgactttttagagaggctaaagtcaaagggtaatgaagttgttggtacatctgctaataatgtggtggaatgtaaaaggctccctggtaacgatggtgtatatctcaaggttataataaggttagtctgactgaaaagtcgaagttgacttgctggagctgtgacaaaactggctactttgaataggagtcgcaaagttatttttgctaataaatgccaaagaatctgatgcggatacgttgtttaaacttttactttggtttcaagagtttttcgggtacataactgtgggtaacatgtggttggatcatcatctcgattgctcatcattcgaagtgtcttcagaaatttttgaagggtttgaacacagattgtaatcgttaacatatatttgatgttctaacacagttttgaagtcaaaatatagcttgtgaaagatgtaaggatctaagagtgatgattttggtcatatctcaagttgaattttgagatttcaaaatcagaatatgtaattaaattttgaatgagtatggttgttttgatttctataaaagaatgtatattgttgtgaaagtagggagtataatggatgatttgctgaatcagattcgaagaatgtaacatattaattatgaatttatatatctctcgggtattacctacccgttaaaaaattttcacaattaatattttgtacaaaagaattttattacagtctttatgaatatatatatatatatatatatatatatatatatatatatatatatatatatatatatatatatatatatatatatatatatatatatatatatatatatatatatatgtatattttcttcagatgtaacatagatttaatgagttaatgttaaattaaactcatttgatttacggttgaaactagaattgaataatccctaaaggctttaaaaagtacataacttttacgcagtatttctttaatgacattgaaattatgaatcaatactttgttatttgttgatgtatgatgttcggttcgtggaattcttgtgaatttcgcaaagtacgaatgatgttatctgaaaagtttcgggtacatcgatgatgaaagtgtaaaatcaaatatatacttgatttattatgaattggaatttgttgaatttcaacagagattgtagttaacgctggttaagttgcggccgaaggacgtacattattgcatatttgtaatatgaattaaccgagtagttaagattcacacacaatagcttagcacggaaagatttatttcaatatatatatatatatatatatatatatatatatatatatatatatatatatatatatatatatatatatatatatatataaaatatacatataatttcttcagagggaatgagttaattcttcataactcgttgatacaatatacacgttattgattcataatgatgtccacagtga
This genomic interval carries:
- the LOC139901003 gene encoding uncharacterized protein → MLLALQTKNKTGFINGTCVKHTTYEVQRMQWDRCNSVVLSWILNSISEELYSGQVFSQSAQIVWEELKETYDKIDGSITYNLHHKINSLTKGSSSVSDYYHNMNALWKQFDALAKLPTCVCDANKEYKAHNDLIKLMQFLMGLNESFSSIRSNILSREPLPSIKSAFAIISREESHRNSLNVNVGNKGQSSAFLVSKTFDNKRRIGNTPNPNLNALNVKERVTP
- the LOC139901004 gene encoding uncharacterized protein, whose translation is MNDILSYSANSLLYYFSWFHRRQDSRGRWSISPHLKMTAALRQLAYSYTPDALDEYLQMFERVGRESLPNFCKCIIDFYANVYLREPTLHDIHRLYEGHERIHGFSGMLGSIDCMHWPWAKCPVAWRGQHMRGDPNHPTIMLKAVASYDNWIWHAYFGVAGSNNDINVLNTSDLFNSMLNEEMPDVPYHINGVQYRRGYYLADGIYPI